From the Pungitius pungitius chromosome 6, fPunPun2.1, whole genome shotgun sequence genome, one window contains:
- the dnm1l gene encoding dynamin-1-like protein isoform X2, with the protein MEALIPVINKLQDVFNTVGADIIQLPQIVVVGTQSSGKSSVLESLVGKDLLPRGTGIVTRRPLILQLVHIDSEDCRKTSEENGINGEEWGKFLHTKNKTYTDFEEIRQEIDAETERISGNNKGVSDEPIHLKIFSPHVVNLTLVDLPGLTKVPVGDQPKDIELQIKELIYKYISNPNSIILAVTAANTDMATSEALKVAREADPDGRRTLAVVTKLDLMDAGTDAMDVLMGRVIPVKLGIIGVVNRSQLDINQKKMVTDAIRDEYGFLQKKYPSLANRNGTKYLARTLNRLLMHHIRDCLPELKTRINVLAAQYQSLLNSYGEPVDDKSSTLLQLITKFAAEYCHTIEGTAKYIETTELCGGARICYIFHETFGRTLESVDPLGGLTTIDVLTAIRNATGPRPALFVPEVSFELLVKRQVKRLEEPSLRCVELVHEEMQRIIQHCSNYSTQELLRFPKLHDAIVEVVTSLLRKRLPVTNEMVHNLVAIELAYINTKHPDFADACGLMNNNIEEQRRNRMRDLPSAVPRDKSLKGPGGQSLSPTELLALEAEATKAAAGGSQSGSEQTDGATGTWRGMLKKGEDGAAADRAMLQHPLPASPQRGHAVNLLDVPVPVSRRLSAREQRDCEVIERLIKSYFLIVRKNIQDSVPKAVMHFLVNHVKDCLQSELVGQLYKAGLLDDLLTESEDMAQRRTEAADMLKALQKASQVIAEIRETHLW; encoded by the exons ATGGAGGCCCTCATCCCTGTCATAAACAAACTGCAGGATGTGTTTAACACGGTCGGCGCAGACATCATTCAACTGCCGCAGATAGTTGTTGTGGGGACTCAG AGCAGTGGAAAGAGTTCTGTTTTAGAGAGCCTGGTTGGCAAGGACCTCCTTCCCCGTGGCACTGGCATCGTCACACGTCGGCCTCTCATTCTACAGCTAGTGCACATCGATTCGGAGGACTGCAGGAAAACCAGTGAAGAGAATG GCATCAACGGAGAGGAATGGGGAAAATTTCTTCACACCAAAAACAAG accTACACAGACTTCGAGGAGATTAGGCAAGAAATTGATGCAGAAACTGAAAGAATTTCAGGCAATAACAAG ggTGTAAGTGATGAACCAATTCACCTGAAAATCTTCTCACCACATGTTGTGAACCTCACATTGGTGGATCTGCCTGGCCTCACAAAG GTGCCGGTGGGAGACCAGCCCAAAGACATAGAGCTCCAGATCAAAGAATTGATCTACAAGTACATCTCCAACCCTAACTCCATCATCCTGGCTGTGACTGCTGCCAATACAGACATGGCGACCTCAGAGGCCCTTAAAGTAGCCCGCGAGGCTGACCCTGATG GCCGGAGGACGCTAGCGGTGGTGACCAAGCTTGATCTGATGGATGCTGGCACAGATGCCATGGACGTATTAATGGGCAGAGTCATTCCTGTCAAACTGGGCATTATTGGAGTCGTGAACAG GAGTCAGTTGGATATCAATCAAAAGAAGATGGTGACTGATGCAATCCGTGATGAATACGGCTTCCTTCAGAAGAAGTACCCCTCACTTGCAAACCGAAATGGAACCAAATATCTGGCCAGAACTTTGAACAG GTTACTCATGCACCACATCAGAGACTGTCTCCCGGAGCTGAAGACCAGGATCAACGTGCTGGCAGCTCAGTACCAGTCGTTACTCAACAGTTACGGTGAACCTGTCGATGACAAGAGCTCCACGCTGCTGCAGCTCATCACCAAGTTTGCCGCAGAGTACTGCCACACCATAGAGGGCACAGCCAAGTACATCGAGACGACCGAACT GTGCGGCGGAGCGAGGATCTGCTACATATTCCACGAGACGTTTGGTCGCACGTTGGAGTCGGTCGATCCGCTGGGTGGTCTGACGACCATCGACGTGCTCACGGCGATCAGAAACGCGACG GGCCCGAGGCCCGCTTTATTCGTGCCCGAGGTTTCCTTTGAGTTGCTGGTGAAGCGGCAGGTGAAGCGCCTGGAGGAGCCCAGTCTGCGCTGCGTGGAGCTGGTTCACGAGGAGATGCAGAGGATCATCCAGCACTGCAGCAACTACAGCACACAG GAGTTGCTGAGGTTTCCGAAGCTCCACGATGCCATCGTAGAAGTGGTCACCTCGTTACTTAGAAAGAGACTGCCGGTCACCAATGAAATG GTTCACAACCTGGTTGCCATTGAGTTAGCCTACATCAACACCAAGCACCCTGACTTTGCCGATGCCTGTGGCCTCATGAACAATAACATAGAG GAGCAGAGACGCAACCGAATGAGAGACTTGCCCTCTGCTGTCCCCAGAGACAAG TCCCTTAAAGGCCCAGGTggtcagtctctctctcccactgagCTTCTTGCCCTTGAGGCCGAGGCCACCAAG GCCGCAGCAGGCGGCTCTCAAAGCGGCAGCGAGCAGACGGACGGCGCCACGGGGACCTGGAGAGGCATGTTGAAAAAGGGAGAGGACGGAGCCGCTGCGGACAGAGCCATGCTCCAGCACCCACTTCCTGCCAGCCCGCAGAGGGGCCACGCTGTCAACCTGCTGGATGTG CCTGTGCCAGTGTCTAGAAGGTTGTCTGCTCGCGAGCAGCGGGACTGCGAGGTCATCGAGAGGCTCATCAAGTCCTACTTCCTTATTGTACGGAAAAACATCCAGGACAG TGTACCGAAGGCAGTGATGCACTTCCTGGTGAACCACGTGAAGGACTGCCTGCAGAGCGAGCTGGTGGGTCAGCTGTACAAGGCGGGCCTGCTGGACGACCTGCTGACGGAGTCCGAGGACATGGCTCAGAGACGCACCGAGGCCGCTGACATGCTCAAG GCGTTGCAAAAAGCCAGCCAGGTGATCGCTGAGATCAGAGAAACCCACCTGTGGTGA
- the dnm1l gene encoding dynamin-1-like protein isoform X3 — MEALIPVINKLQDVFNTVGADIIQLPQIVVVGTQSSGKSSVLESLVGKDLLPRGTGIVTRRPLILQLVHIDSEDCRKTSEENESKTKGRLSRGINGEEWGKFLHTKNKTYTDFEEIRQEIDAETERISGNNKGVSDEPIHLKIFSPHVVNLTLVDLPGLTKVPVGDQPKDIELQIKELIYKYISNPNSIILAVTAANTDMATSEALKVAREADPDGRRTLAVVTKLDLMDAGTDAMDVLMGRVIPVKLGIIGVVNRSQLDINQKKMVTDAIRDEYGFLQKKYPSLANRNGTKYLARTLNRLLMHHIRDCLPELKTRINVLAAQYQSLLNSYGEPVDDKSSTLLQLITKFAAEYCHTIEGTAKYIETTELCGGARICYIFHETFGRTLESVDPLGGLTTIDVLTAIRNATGPRPALFVPEVSFELLVKRQVKRLEEPSLRCVELVHEEMQRIIQHCSNYSTQELLRFPKLHDAIVEVVTSLLRKRLPVTNEMVHNLVAIELAYINTKHPDFADACGLMNNNIEEQRRNRMRDLPSAVPRDKAAAGGSQSGSEQTDGATGTWRGMLKKGEDGAAADRAMLQHPLPASPQRGHAVNLLDVPVPVSRRLSAREQRDCEVIERLIKSYFLIVRKNIQDSVPKAVMHFLVNHVKDCLQSELVGQLYKAGLLDDLLTESEDMAQRRTEAADMLKALQKASQVIAEIRETHLW, encoded by the exons ATGGAGGCCCTCATCCCTGTCATAAACAAACTGCAGGATGTGTTTAACACGGTCGGCGCAGACATCATTCAACTGCCGCAGATAGTTGTTGTGGGGACTCAG AGCAGTGGAAAGAGTTCTGTTTTAGAGAGCCTGGTTGGCAAGGACCTCCTTCCCCGTGGCACTGGCATCGTCACACGTCGGCCTCTCATTCTACAGCTAGTGCACATCGATTCGGAGGACTGCAGGAAAACCAGTGAAGAGAATG AATCCAAGACAAAGGGACGCCTTTCCAGAG GCATCAACGGAGAGGAATGGGGAAAATTTCTTCACACCAAAAACAAG accTACACAGACTTCGAGGAGATTAGGCAAGAAATTGATGCAGAAACTGAAAGAATTTCAGGCAATAACAAG ggTGTAAGTGATGAACCAATTCACCTGAAAATCTTCTCACCACATGTTGTGAACCTCACATTGGTGGATCTGCCTGGCCTCACAAAG GTGCCGGTGGGAGACCAGCCCAAAGACATAGAGCTCCAGATCAAAGAATTGATCTACAAGTACATCTCCAACCCTAACTCCATCATCCTGGCTGTGACTGCTGCCAATACAGACATGGCGACCTCAGAGGCCCTTAAAGTAGCCCGCGAGGCTGACCCTGATG GCCGGAGGACGCTAGCGGTGGTGACCAAGCTTGATCTGATGGATGCTGGCACAGATGCCATGGACGTATTAATGGGCAGAGTCATTCCTGTCAAACTGGGCATTATTGGAGTCGTGAACAG GAGTCAGTTGGATATCAATCAAAAGAAGATGGTGACTGATGCAATCCGTGATGAATACGGCTTCCTTCAGAAGAAGTACCCCTCACTTGCAAACCGAAATGGAACCAAATATCTGGCCAGAACTTTGAACAG GTTACTCATGCACCACATCAGAGACTGTCTCCCGGAGCTGAAGACCAGGATCAACGTGCTGGCAGCTCAGTACCAGTCGTTACTCAACAGTTACGGTGAACCTGTCGATGACAAGAGCTCCACGCTGCTGCAGCTCATCACCAAGTTTGCCGCAGAGTACTGCCACACCATAGAGGGCACAGCCAAGTACATCGAGACGACCGAACT GTGCGGCGGAGCGAGGATCTGCTACATATTCCACGAGACGTTTGGTCGCACGTTGGAGTCGGTCGATCCGCTGGGTGGTCTGACGACCATCGACGTGCTCACGGCGATCAGAAACGCGACG GGCCCGAGGCCCGCTTTATTCGTGCCCGAGGTTTCCTTTGAGTTGCTGGTGAAGCGGCAGGTGAAGCGCCTGGAGGAGCCCAGTCTGCGCTGCGTGGAGCTGGTTCACGAGGAGATGCAGAGGATCATCCAGCACTGCAGCAACTACAGCACACAG GAGTTGCTGAGGTTTCCGAAGCTCCACGATGCCATCGTAGAAGTGGTCACCTCGTTACTTAGAAAGAGACTGCCGGTCACCAATGAAATG GTTCACAACCTGGTTGCCATTGAGTTAGCCTACATCAACACCAAGCACCCTGACTTTGCCGATGCCTGTGGCCTCATGAACAATAACATAGAG GAGCAGAGACGCAACCGAATGAGAGACTTGCCCTCTGCTGTCCCCAGAGACAAG GCCGCAGCAGGCGGCTCTCAAAGCGGCAGCGAGCAGACGGACGGCGCCACGGGGACCTGGAGAGGCATGTTGAAAAAGGGAGAGGACGGAGCCGCTGCGGACAGAGCCATGCTCCAGCACCCACTTCCTGCCAGCCCGCAGAGGGGCCACGCTGTCAACCTGCTGGATGTG CCTGTGCCAGTGTCTAGAAGGTTGTCTGCTCGCGAGCAGCGGGACTGCGAGGTCATCGAGAGGCTCATCAAGTCCTACTTCCTTATTGTACGGAAAAACATCCAGGACAG TGTACCGAAGGCAGTGATGCACTTCCTGGTGAACCACGTGAAGGACTGCCTGCAGAGCGAGCTGGTGGGTCAGCTGTACAAGGCGGGCCTGCTGGACGACCTGCTGACGGAGTCCGAGGACATGGCTCAGAGACGCACCGAGGCCGCTGACATGCTCAAG GCGTTGCAAAAAGCCAGCCAGGTGATCGCTGAGATCAGAGAAACCCACCTGTGGTGA
- the dnm1l gene encoding dynamin-1-like protein isoform X4: protein MEALIPVINKLQDVFNTVGADIIQLPQIVVVGTQSSGKSSVLESLVGKDLLPRGTGIVTRRPLILQLVHIDSEDCRKTSEENGINGEEWGKFLHTKNKTYTDFEEIRQEIDAETERISGNNKGVSDEPIHLKIFSPHVVNLTLVDLPGLTKVPVGDQPKDIELQIKELIYKYISNPNSIILAVTAANTDMATSEALKVAREADPDGRRTLAVVTKLDLMDAGTDAMDVLMGRVIPVKLGIIGVVNRSQLDINQKKMVTDAIRDEYGFLQKKYPSLANRNGTKYLARTLNRLLMHHIRDCLPELKTRINVLAAQYQSLLNSYGEPVDDKSSTLLQLITKFAAEYCHTIEGTAKYIETTELCGGARICYIFHETFGRTLESVDPLGGLTTIDVLTAIRNATGPRPALFVPEVSFELLVKRQVKRLEEPSLRCVELVHEEMQRIIQHCSNYSTQELLRFPKLHDAIVEVVTSLLRKRLPVTNEMVHNLVAIELAYINTKHPDFADACGLMNNNIEEQRRNRMRDLPSAVPRDKAAAGGSQSGSEQTDGATGTWRGMLKKGEDGAAADRAMLQHPLPASPQRGHAVNLLDVPVPVSRRLSAREQRDCEVIERLIKSYFLIVRKNIQDSVPKAVMHFLVNHVKDCLQSELVGQLYKAGLLDDLLTESEDMAQRRTEAADMLKALQKASQVIAEIRETHLW from the exons ATGGAGGCCCTCATCCCTGTCATAAACAAACTGCAGGATGTGTTTAACACGGTCGGCGCAGACATCATTCAACTGCCGCAGATAGTTGTTGTGGGGACTCAG AGCAGTGGAAAGAGTTCTGTTTTAGAGAGCCTGGTTGGCAAGGACCTCCTTCCCCGTGGCACTGGCATCGTCACACGTCGGCCTCTCATTCTACAGCTAGTGCACATCGATTCGGAGGACTGCAGGAAAACCAGTGAAGAGAATG GCATCAACGGAGAGGAATGGGGAAAATTTCTTCACACCAAAAACAAG accTACACAGACTTCGAGGAGATTAGGCAAGAAATTGATGCAGAAACTGAAAGAATTTCAGGCAATAACAAG ggTGTAAGTGATGAACCAATTCACCTGAAAATCTTCTCACCACATGTTGTGAACCTCACATTGGTGGATCTGCCTGGCCTCACAAAG GTGCCGGTGGGAGACCAGCCCAAAGACATAGAGCTCCAGATCAAAGAATTGATCTACAAGTACATCTCCAACCCTAACTCCATCATCCTGGCTGTGACTGCTGCCAATACAGACATGGCGACCTCAGAGGCCCTTAAAGTAGCCCGCGAGGCTGACCCTGATG GCCGGAGGACGCTAGCGGTGGTGACCAAGCTTGATCTGATGGATGCTGGCACAGATGCCATGGACGTATTAATGGGCAGAGTCATTCCTGTCAAACTGGGCATTATTGGAGTCGTGAACAG GAGTCAGTTGGATATCAATCAAAAGAAGATGGTGACTGATGCAATCCGTGATGAATACGGCTTCCTTCAGAAGAAGTACCCCTCACTTGCAAACCGAAATGGAACCAAATATCTGGCCAGAACTTTGAACAG GTTACTCATGCACCACATCAGAGACTGTCTCCCGGAGCTGAAGACCAGGATCAACGTGCTGGCAGCTCAGTACCAGTCGTTACTCAACAGTTACGGTGAACCTGTCGATGACAAGAGCTCCACGCTGCTGCAGCTCATCACCAAGTTTGCCGCAGAGTACTGCCACACCATAGAGGGCACAGCCAAGTACATCGAGACGACCGAACT GTGCGGCGGAGCGAGGATCTGCTACATATTCCACGAGACGTTTGGTCGCACGTTGGAGTCGGTCGATCCGCTGGGTGGTCTGACGACCATCGACGTGCTCACGGCGATCAGAAACGCGACG GGCCCGAGGCCCGCTTTATTCGTGCCCGAGGTTTCCTTTGAGTTGCTGGTGAAGCGGCAGGTGAAGCGCCTGGAGGAGCCCAGTCTGCGCTGCGTGGAGCTGGTTCACGAGGAGATGCAGAGGATCATCCAGCACTGCAGCAACTACAGCACACAG GAGTTGCTGAGGTTTCCGAAGCTCCACGATGCCATCGTAGAAGTGGTCACCTCGTTACTTAGAAAGAGACTGCCGGTCACCAATGAAATG GTTCACAACCTGGTTGCCATTGAGTTAGCCTACATCAACACCAAGCACCCTGACTTTGCCGATGCCTGTGGCCTCATGAACAATAACATAGAG GAGCAGAGACGCAACCGAATGAGAGACTTGCCCTCTGCTGTCCCCAGAGACAAG GCCGCAGCAGGCGGCTCTCAAAGCGGCAGCGAGCAGACGGACGGCGCCACGGGGACCTGGAGAGGCATGTTGAAAAAGGGAGAGGACGGAGCCGCTGCGGACAGAGCCATGCTCCAGCACCCACTTCCTGCCAGCCCGCAGAGGGGCCACGCTGTCAACCTGCTGGATGTG CCTGTGCCAGTGTCTAGAAGGTTGTCTGCTCGCGAGCAGCGGGACTGCGAGGTCATCGAGAGGCTCATCAAGTCCTACTTCCTTATTGTACGGAAAAACATCCAGGACAG TGTACCGAAGGCAGTGATGCACTTCCTGGTGAACCACGTGAAGGACTGCCTGCAGAGCGAGCTGGTGGGTCAGCTGTACAAGGCGGGCCTGCTGGACGACCTGCTGACGGAGTCCGAGGACATGGCTCAGAGACGCACCGAGGCCGCTGACATGCTCAAG GCGTTGCAAAAAGCCAGCCAGGTGATCGCTGAGATCAGAGAAACCCACCTGTGGTGA
- the dnm1l gene encoding dynamin-1-like protein isoform X1 — protein MEALIPVINKLQDVFNTVGADIIQLPQIVVVGTQSSGKSSVLESLVGKDLLPRGTGIVTRRPLILQLVHIDSEDCRKTSEENESKTKGRLSRGINGEEWGKFLHTKNKTYTDFEEIRQEIDAETERISGNNKGVSDEPIHLKIFSPHVVNLTLVDLPGLTKVPVGDQPKDIELQIKELIYKYISNPNSIILAVTAANTDMATSEALKVAREADPDGRRTLAVVTKLDLMDAGTDAMDVLMGRVIPVKLGIIGVVNRSQLDINQKKMVTDAIRDEYGFLQKKYPSLANRNGTKYLARTLNRLLMHHIRDCLPELKTRINVLAAQYQSLLNSYGEPVDDKSSTLLQLITKFAAEYCHTIEGTAKYIETTELCGGARICYIFHETFGRTLESVDPLGGLTTIDVLTAIRNATGPRPALFVPEVSFELLVKRQVKRLEEPSLRCVELVHEEMQRIIQHCSNYSTQELLRFPKLHDAIVEVVTSLLRKRLPVTNEMVHNLVAIELAYINTKHPDFADACGLMNNNIEEQRRNRMRDLPSAVPRDKSLKGPGGQSLSPTELLALEAEATKAAAGGSQSGSEQTDGATGTWRGMLKKGEDGAAADRAMLQHPLPASPQRGHAVNLLDVPVPVSRRLSAREQRDCEVIERLIKSYFLIVRKNIQDSVPKAVMHFLVNHVKDCLQSELVGQLYKAGLLDDLLTESEDMAQRRTEAADMLKALQKASQVIAEIRETHLW, from the exons ATGGAGGCCCTCATCCCTGTCATAAACAAACTGCAGGATGTGTTTAACACGGTCGGCGCAGACATCATTCAACTGCCGCAGATAGTTGTTGTGGGGACTCAG AGCAGTGGAAAGAGTTCTGTTTTAGAGAGCCTGGTTGGCAAGGACCTCCTTCCCCGTGGCACTGGCATCGTCACACGTCGGCCTCTCATTCTACAGCTAGTGCACATCGATTCGGAGGACTGCAGGAAAACCAGTGAAGAGAATG AATCCAAGACAAAGGGACGCCTTTCCAGAG GCATCAACGGAGAGGAATGGGGAAAATTTCTTCACACCAAAAACAAG accTACACAGACTTCGAGGAGATTAGGCAAGAAATTGATGCAGAAACTGAAAGAATTTCAGGCAATAACAAG ggTGTAAGTGATGAACCAATTCACCTGAAAATCTTCTCACCACATGTTGTGAACCTCACATTGGTGGATCTGCCTGGCCTCACAAAG GTGCCGGTGGGAGACCAGCCCAAAGACATAGAGCTCCAGATCAAAGAATTGATCTACAAGTACATCTCCAACCCTAACTCCATCATCCTGGCTGTGACTGCTGCCAATACAGACATGGCGACCTCAGAGGCCCTTAAAGTAGCCCGCGAGGCTGACCCTGATG GCCGGAGGACGCTAGCGGTGGTGACCAAGCTTGATCTGATGGATGCTGGCACAGATGCCATGGACGTATTAATGGGCAGAGTCATTCCTGTCAAACTGGGCATTATTGGAGTCGTGAACAG GAGTCAGTTGGATATCAATCAAAAGAAGATGGTGACTGATGCAATCCGTGATGAATACGGCTTCCTTCAGAAGAAGTACCCCTCACTTGCAAACCGAAATGGAACCAAATATCTGGCCAGAACTTTGAACAG GTTACTCATGCACCACATCAGAGACTGTCTCCCGGAGCTGAAGACCAGGATCAACGTGCTGGCAGCTCAGTACCAGTCGTTACTCAACAGTTACGGTGAACCTGTCGATGACAAGAGCTCCACGCTGCTGCAGCTCATCACCAAGTTTGCCGCAGAGTACTGCCACACCATAGAGGGCACAGCCAAGTACATCGAGACGACCGAACT GTGCGGCGGAGCGAGGATCTGCTACATATTCCACGAGACGTTTGGTCGCACGTTGGAGTCGGTCGATCCGCTGGGTGGTCTGACGACCATCGACGTGCTCACGGCGATCAGAAACGCGACG GGCCCGAGGCCCGCTTTATTCGTGCCCGAGGTTTCCTTTGAGTTGCTGGTGAAGCGGCAGGTGAAGCGCCTGGAGGAGCCCAGTCTGCGCTGCGTGGAGCTGGTTCACGAGGAGATGCAGAGGATCATCCAGCACTGCAGCAACTACAGCACACAG GAGTTGCTGAGGTTTCCGAAGCTCCACGATGCCATCGTAGAAGTGGTCACCTCGTTACTTAGAAAGAGACTGCCGGTCACCAATGAAATG GTTCACAACCTGGTTGCCATTGAGTTAGCCTACATCAACACCAAGCACCCTGACTTTGCCGATGCCTGTGGCCTCATGAACAATAACATAGAG GAGCAGAGACGCAACCGAATGAGAGACTTGCCCTCTGCTGTCCCCAGAGACAAG TCCCTTAAAGGCCCAGGTggtcagtctctctctcccactgagCTTCTTGCCCTTGAGGCCGAGGCCACCAAG GCCGCAGCAGGCGGCTCTCAAAGCGGCAGCGAGCAGACGGACGGCGCCACGGGGACCTGGAGAGGCATGTTGAAAAAGGGAGAGGACGGAGCCGCTGCGGACAGAGCCATGCTCCAGCACCCACTTCCTGCCAGCCCGCAGAGGGGCCACGCTGTCAACCTGCTGGATGTG CCTGTGCCAGTGTCTAGAAGGTTGTCTGCTCGCGAGCAGCGGGACTGCGAGGTCATCGAGAGGCTCATCAAGTCCTACTTCCTTATTGTACGGAAAAACATCCAGGACAG TGTACCGAAGGCAGTGATGCACTTCCTGGTGAACCACGTGAAGGACTGCCTGCAGAGCGAGCTGGTGGGTCAGCTGTACAAGGCGGGCCTGCTGGACGACCTGCTGACGGAGTCCGAGGACATGGCTCAGAGACGCACCGAGGCCGCTGACATGCTCAAG GCGTTGCAAAAAGCCAGCCAGGTGATCGCTGAGATCAGAGAAACCCACCTGTGGTGA
- the dnajb9a gene encoding dnaJ homolog subfamily B member 9a isoform X2: MATAQSAVTFAVCIFVIAELILAKKDYYDILGVPKDATERQIKKAFHKLAMKHHPDKNKSPDAEVRFREIAEAYETLSDETKRREYDQFVDTSAYFTGETQGRQRQGAHQPFSFNLNDIFKDFDTLSQNRQARHQRHFNEHSRSHKESNSRHKRHFQGGFGAGVFDDMYDDIERMFTYDRHAKQSDNRFHGASKQHCRTVTQRRGNMVTTYMDCTAS; encoded by the exons ATGGCAACGGCACAGTCTGCGGTAACGTTTGCAGTGTGCATCTTCGTGATAGCAGAGCTGATTCTCGCCAAGAAGGACTATTATGATATACTGGGAGTCCCTAAAGATGCTACTGAGCGGCAGATTAAAAAAGCTTTCCACAAGCTTGCGATGAAACATCACCCAGATAAGAACAAGAGCCCGGACGCTGAAGTGAGGTTCAGAGAAATTGCTGAAG CTTATGAAACTCTATCAGATGAAACCAAAAGAAGAGAATATGACCAGTTTGTTGACACCTCTGCATACTTCACCGGGGAGACGCAAGGCAGACAACGCCAGGGTGCCCACCAACCCTTCAGCTTCAACCTTAATGACATTTTCAAGGACTTTGACACCTTAAGTCAGAACAGGCAGGCCCGTCACCAAAGACACTTTAACGAACACTCCAGGTCCCACAAGGAGTCCAACAGCAGACATAAGAGACACTTTCAAGGAGGTTTTGGAGCAGGTGTCTTTGATGACATGTATGACGACATAGAGAGAATGTTTACCTACGACAGACACGCCAAACAGTCTGACAACCGGTTTCATGGTGCATCAAAACAACACTGTAGGACAGTGACACAGCGCAGAGGAAATATGGTAACCACTTACATGGATTGCACTGCATCTTAA